The following coding sequences lie in one Aspergillus luchuensis IFO 4308 DNA, chromosome 8, nearly complete sequence genomic window:
- a CDS encoding SUMO ligase MMS21 (COG:L;~EggNog:ENOG410PQBA;~InterPro:IPR026846,IPR004181,IPR013083;~PFAM:PF11789;~antiSMASH:Cluster_8.2;~go_component: GO:0030915 - Smc5-Smc6 complex [Evidence IEA];~go_function: GO:0008270 - zinc ion binding [Evidence IEA];~go_function: GO:0019789 - SUMO transferase activity [Evidence IEA];~go_process: GO:0000724 - double-strand break repair via homologous recombination [Evidence IEA]), whose product MPKRPTTTPRRRDRDRDQDRESTPPLPPYEPPTSTLTTLSHQPTTAPALSALLATHTSSTLRTHLQHAQEKLTDAAGEINERLTDAKERSKKAKERRRKLRSHTEERNNNGEGGEEEEGNGSEEEEEEEEGGDGIEEFEERVNATTKILEETIRGVIDKEVRGEEVGRVIAGLEGGVVERMRVRGVRRSQRGVQLRRRLRGDGSEEEEEEGGEEEGADVDEDEEGAVPFLAQFEDELRGKMEEYNGLSLTRRYTTNNSYIGFYKIIHEAKHIGDEIPPPPHPSTWFSHLEDPLSQPPSHHHPSTTSTTTTSTSTRQTKTTTTRSHPRPSPSPSASEDDEIAIQTERISLKCPLTLLPFRDPVSSTKCPHSFEREAIFTMISGSNQMVPDPRGSSGSGGGGGGGGGRARKRVRSVKCPVCEVQLTEFDLRSDPVLVRRVKRAEMAELREREREMLGENQDHDGNDQDEVGGGGKRKRSGRRGSAVEVDDGDDDDGADDSGDDDGEERIRVKRERGMSVAAAAARIKQERAESMVGVEEVDLDGEEEGEGYDSMYDE is encoded by the exons atgCCCAAACgacccaccaccactccccgAAGAAGAGACCGAGACCGAGACCAAGACCGAGAATcaaccccccctctccccccctaCGAACCCCCAACCAGCACCCTAACCACCCTATCGCACCAACCCACCACCGCACCCGCCCTCTCCGCCCTCCTCGCAACAcacacctcctccaccctaCGAACACATCTCCAGCACGCGCAGGAGAAACTCACCGATGCGGCGGGGGAGATCAACGAGCGGTTAACGGATGCGAAGGAACGGAGTAAGAAGGCCAAAGAACGGAGAAGAAAGTTACGCTCTCATACCgaggaaagaaataataacggagaggggggagaagaagaagaagggaatggaagtgaggaggaggaggaagaggaggagggtggggatggaatTGAAGAGTTTGAAGAGAGAGTGAAtgcgacgacgaagatccTGGAGGAGACGATTCGAGGGGTTATTGATAAGGAGGTgcggggggaggaagttggacGGGTTATTgcggggttggaggggggtgttgttgaacGGATGAGGGTTaggggggtgaggaggagtCAGAGGGGGGTgcagttgaggaggaggttgaggggtGATGGtagtgaggaggaagaagaagagggtggggaagaggagggtgcggatgtagatgaggatgaagagggcgCGGTACCGTTCCTGGCGCAGTTCGAGGATGAGTTACGgggcaagatggaggagtatAATGGGTTGAGTTTGACGAGACG CTACACAACCAACAACTCCTACATCGGCTTCTACAAAATCATCCACGAAGCGAAACACATCGGCGACGagatccctcctccacctcacccaTCAACATGGTTCTCTCATCTGGAAGATCCCCTTTCACAAcctccatcccaccaccatccatctACCAcatccactaccaccacgtCTACATCCACCAGAcaaaccaaaaccaccaccacccgctCTCACCCccgtccctccccctccccctctgcTTCCGAAGACGACGAAATCGCCATCCAAACCGAACGCATCTCCCTAAAATGTCCATTGACGCTCCTCCCCTTCCGCGACCCCGTCAGCAGCACGAAATGTCCACACAGTTTCGAGCGCGAGGCGATATTCACCATGATCAGCGGGAGTAATCAGATGGTGCCTGATCCGCGGGGATCATCTGgatctggaggtggtggtggtggtggtggtggaagggcaAGGAAGCGCGTGCGCAGCGTCAAGTGTCCGGTGTGCGAGGTGCAGTTGACGGAGTTTGATCTGCGGAGTGATCCTGTGTTGGTGAGACGGGTGAAGagggcggagatggcggagttgagggagagggagagggagatgttGGGGGAGAATCAGGATCATGATGGTAATGATCAAGATgaggtggggggtggggggaagaggaagaggagtgggaggagggggagtgcggttgaggttgatgatggggatgatgatgatggtgctgatgatagtggtgatgatgatggggaggagaggattaGAGttaagagggagagaggtatgtctgttgctgctgctgctgcaaggaTTAAGCAGGAGAGGGCGGAGTCGATGGtcggtgttgaggaagttgatttggatggagaggaagaaggggaagggtaTGATTCTATGTATGATGAGTGA
- a CDS encoding cytochrome P450 (COG:Q;~EggNog:ENOG410PHH6;~InterPro:IPR001128,IPR002401,IPR036396;~PFAM:PF00067;~SMCOG1034:cytochrome P450;~TransMembrane:5 (o6-27i34-57o63-86i264-282o341-362i);~antiSMASH:Cluster_8.2;~go_function: GO:0005506 - iron ion binding [Evidence IEA];~go_function: GO:0016705 - oxidoreductase activity, acting on paired donors, with incorporation or reduction of molecular oxygen [Evidence IEA];~go_function: GO:0020037 - heme binding [Evidence IEA];~go_process: GO:0055114 - oxidation-reduction process [Evidence IEA]): MTPSLLPTTALISAILGITAHLTYFIHADLEKHVVFLANCLIFWPALGLLALLILGYREISQWVGLAILTFHSSLLASIAIYRYFFHALGGFPGPRLARITALWDFRNTVLEAKWYLKVKELHGVYGDVVRIKPREISINKPSAIKDIYGVGTTCVKGPFYDLHYPHRSLQMARDKAFHSKRRRLWDRGFTSKALAGYEPYLLEHCKDIVRVIESRSLQAQETTALIDGFAWDSMGIFAFGKSFNMLHGEPPKMLQMMRKMGRGASALLSSSWLVILMRGMVGVRRFTHRWLEWCAQCVEERSRVETDRRDLFSYLIEESSSEGDQSIGGVDGDLVHDSELAITAGSDTAASTLNALFYLLARHPEKLRRLQEEIDSGVPAGEELCHAALVKKPYLEGCINESLRLCPAVLSGLQRETGPEGLRTAGVYIPPGMIVSVPTYTIQRDPRNFPRPDEFIPERWSTQPELVIHKEALNAFSSGTYSCAGKAFAMMEMRLLVSTIVRHFDIEFPPGEGQEPLDTLGGTGPLDCFTTHIPQYRLLFTKR, encoded by the exons ATgactccatccctcctcccaacaacagccctcatctccgccatcctcgGCATCACCGCCCATCTAACCTACTTCATCCATGCCGACCTCGAAAAACAcgtcgtcttcctcgccaaCTGCCTCATCTTCTGGCCCGCACTCGGTCTACTAGCCCTACTCATCCTCGGATACAGAGAGATATCCCAATGGGTCGGACTAGCAATACTGACCTTCCACTCCTCACTGTTAGCTTCTATAGCGATCTATCGATACTTCTTCCACGCGCTGGGCGGGTTTCCAGGTCCGAGGCTAGCAAGGATTACTGCGTTATGGGATTTCAGGAATACAGTGCTGGAAGCGAAATGGTACCTTAAAGTGAAAGAGTTGCATGGGGTGTATGGGGATGTTGTTCGGATTA AGCCTAGGGAGatctccatcaacaagcCATCTGCGATAAAAGACATTTACGGCGTGGGTACGACATGCGTCAAGGGACCATTCTACGATCTACATTATCCGCATCGATCATTGCAAATGGCGAGGGATAAGGCGTTTCattcgaagagaaggaggttaTGGGATCGGGGGTTTACGTCGAAGG CACTTGCCGGCTACGAACCCTATCTCCTAGAGCACTGCAAAGATATAGTCCGGGTTATTGAATCCCGATCATTGCAAGCACAGGAGACCACCGCGCTAATTGATGGGTTTGCATGGGACTCGATGGGGATATTTGCGTTTGGGAAATCGTTCAACATGCTGCATGGAGAGCCGCCGAAGAtgttgcagatgatgaggaagatgggaCGCGGGGCAAGTGCCTTGTTGAGCTCGAGTTGGCTGGTTATATTAATGCGGGGGATGGTGGGTGTGAGGCGGTTTACGCATAGATGGTTGGAGTGGTGTGCGCAGTgtgtggaggagaggagtaGG GTCGAAACTGATCGCCGGGACCTCTTCAGCTATTTGATCGAGGAGTCAAGCTCCGAGGGCGACCAGTCTATAGGTGGCGTTGATGGGGATCTTGTTCACGATTCAGAGCTCGCTATTACGGCTGGCAGCGACACGGCTGCCAGTACCCTCAATGCTTTGTTCTATCTCCTGGCACGACATCCGGAGAAGCTACGTCGGCTGCAGGAGGAGATAGACTCTGGTGTGCCAGCTGGGGAGGAGCTGTGTCATGCGGCGTTGGTGAAGAAGCCGTACCTGGAGGGGTGTATCAATGAGAGTCTGCGTCTGTGTCCGGCTGTTCTGAGCGGATTGCAGCGCGAGACAGGGCCAGAAGGGCTTCGAACGGCGGGAGTGTATATACCTCCCGGGATGATAGTGTCTGTGCCGACGTATACGATTCAACGAG ACCCGCGCAACTTCCCCCGTCCAGACGAGTTCATCCCAGAAAGATGGTCCACGCAGCCAGAGCTAGTCATCCACAAAGAAGCGCTCAATGCGTTCTCAAGCGGCACATACTCATGTGCAGGGAAAGCATTcgcgatgatggagatgcgaCTACTCGTTTCCACGATCGTAAGACACTTCGACATTGAGTTTCCCCCAGGGGAAGGACAAGAACCGCTAGATACACTGGGAGGAACAGGTCCATTAGACTGTTTCACAACACATATCCCACAATATCGTCTTCTCTTCAcaaagagatag
- the MIC33 gene encoding putative mitochondrial dicarboxylate carrier protein (COG:C;~EggNog:ENOG410PWAU;~InterPro:IPR018108,IPR023395,IPR002067;~PFAM:PF00153;~TransMembrane:1 (o239-259i);~antiSMASH:Cluster_8.2;~go_process: GO:0055085 - transmembrane transport [Evidence IEA]) has product MIWCESCFLVNMASPTAAKEPQPAMDFLHHPYTRAALPFVNGGLAGMTATVVIQPIDMIKVRLQLAGEGVRTGPRPSAFGVARDIIASGKALDLYTGLSAGLLRQAVYTTARLGFFDTFSKTLNKRAEAANRSVTFAERAGAGLAAGGIAAMIGNPADLALVRMQSDGLKPPEARANYRSVMDALFRISKHEGVPALWAGAFPTVIRAMALNVGQLTFFAESKAQLKKHTSLSTQNQTFAASAIAGFFASFLSLPFDFVKTRLQKQQKDPKTGQLPYKGVLDCARKVVQEEGWLRFYRGFGTYYVRIAPHAMVTLIVADYLNLITK; this is encoded by the exons ATG ATCTGGTGTGAATCCTGCTTCCTCGTCAACATGGCCTCCCCCACCGCGGCCAAAGAGCCCCAGCCCGCCATGGatttcctccatcaccctTACACCCGCGCTGCTCTTCCCTTCGTGAACGGTGGCCTTGCCGGCATGACCGCCACGGTCGTGATCCAGCCCATCGACATGATCAAAGTCCGTCTGCAGCTCGCTGGTGAAGGTGTGCGCACCGGTCCTCGCCCGTCTGCCTTTGGCGTGGCCCGCGACATCATTGCCTCAGGCAAGGCCCTCGATCTGTACACCGGTCTGTCCGCTGGACTGCTACGCCAGGCCGTCTACACCACCGCCCGCCTGGGATTCTTCGACACCTTCAGCAAGACTCTCAACAAGCGTGCCGAAGCCGCCAACCGCAGCGTCACCTTCGCCGAACGTGCCGGAGCCGGTCTCGCTGCCGGAGGTATTGCCGCCATGATTGGCAACCCGGCCGATCTGGCGCTGGTGCGGATGCAGTCCGACGGTCTCAAGCCTCCCGAGGCGCGGGCCAACTACCGCTCCGTCATGGACGCGCTCTTCCGCATCTCCAAGCACGAAGGTGTCCCGGCTCTGTGGGCGGGTGCTTTCCCCACCGTTATCCGTGCCATGGCACTCAACGTCGGCCAGTTGACCTTCTTTGCCGAGTCCAAGgcccagctgaagaagcatACTAGCCTGTCCACTCAGAACCAGACCTTTGCCGCGTCCGCTATTGCCGGATTCTTCGCCAGTTTCCTCTCCCTGCCTTTCGACTTTGTCAAGACCCGtctgcagaagcagcagaaggatcCTAAGACCGGTCAGCTTCCTTACAAGGGCGTCTTGGATTGCGCGCGCAAGGTCGTCCAGGAGGAGGGCTGGTTGCGGTTCTACCGCGGTTTCGGAACGTACTATGTGCGGATCGCTCCTCATGC GATGGTGACGCTTATCGTGGCCGATTATCTGAACTTGATTACCAAGTAG
- a CDS encoding uncharacterized protein (COG:H;~EggNog:ENOG410PXDT;~InterPro:IPR008949,IPR000092;~PFAM:PF00348;~SMCOG1182:Polyprenyl synthetase;~TransMembrane:1 (o12-29i);~antiSMASH:Cluster_8.2;~go_process: GO:0008299 - isoprenoid biosynthetic process [Evidence IEA]) codes for MAALPDVASIPIPLVATLGIVPLILYFVLDRIGPLWPNSKAFLIGKKKPETVTSFECPYAYIRQIYGKYHWEPFVQKLSPRLKDEDPAKYKMVLEIMDAIHLCLMLVDDITDNSDYRKGKPAAHRIYGPSETANRAYYRVTQILNKTVQKFPKLARFLLQNLEEILEGQDLSLIWRRDGLGSLSTVPEERVAAYRKMASLKTGALFRLLGQLVMEDQSMDGTMTTLAWCSQLQNDCKNVYSSEYAKAKGALAEDLRNRELSFPIILALEAPEGHWVASALETSSPRNIRKALAVIQSERVRNACFKELKSASASVQDWLAIWGRNEKMNLKSQQT; via the exons ATGGCGGCACTTCCGGACGTTGCCtccattcccatccctctGGTAGCAACCCTAGGCATTGTCCctctaattctttatttcGTCCTTGATAGAATTGGTCCCTTGTGGCCAAATTCGAAAGCTTTCCTAattggcaagaagaaacCGGAGACCGTGACATCGTTCGAGTGCCCATATGCCTACATCCGTCAGATCTATGGGAAGTATCACTGGGAGCCATTCGTACAGAAGCTGTCCCCGAGgctcaaggatgaggatcccGCCAAATATAAGATGGTTCTGGAGATAATGGATGCAATCCACCTGTGCCTGATGCTAGTTGACGAT ATAACTGACAATAGCGACTATCGAAAAGGCAAGCCAGCAGCCCACCGGATATATGGCCCTTCAGAGACAGCAAATCGCGCTTACTACCGAGTCACCCAGATTCTCAACAAGACCGTGCAAAAGTTCCCCAAGCTGGCCAGGTTTCTGCTACAAAATCTGGAAGAAATTCTCGAAGGCCAAGACCTGTCACTAATCTGGCGACGGGATGGATTGGGTAGCCTTTCGACTGTTCCTGAGGAGCGAGTTGCAGCCTATCGCAAGATGGCATCATTGAAAACAGGGGCGTTATTCCGGCTGCTGGGACaattggtgatggaggaccAATCGATGGACGGGACGATGACTACTCTTGC GTGGTGCTCGCAGCTGCAGAATGACTGCAAGAATGTCTACTCATCCGAATATGCCAAGGCCAAAGGGGCGCTTGCCGAAGACCTGCGAAATCGAGAGCTCTCGTTTCCGATTATCCTCGCGCTGGAAGCTCCCGAAGGGCATTGGGTCGCCAGTGCTTTGGAGACCAGCTCACCGCGCAATATTCGCAAAGCGCTTGCTGTGATTCAGAGCGAGAGAGTGCGCAATGCTTGTTTCAAGGAGCTTAAGTCGGCGAGCGCTTCGGTTCAGGACTGGTTGGCTATCTGGGGACGGAACGAGAAAATGAATTTGAAGAGCCAGCAGACATag
- the acuF gene encoding phosphoenolpyruvate carboxykinase PCK1 (COG:C;~EggNog:ENOG410PI78;~InterPro:IPR008210,IPR013035,IPR015994,IPR001272;~PFAM:PF01293;~go_function: GO:0004611 - phosphoenolpyruvate carboxykinase activity [Evidence IEA];~go_function: GO:0004612 - phosphoenolpyruvate carboxykinase (ATP) activity [Evidence IEA];~go_function: GO:0005524 - ATP binding [Evidence IEA];~go_function: GO:0017076 - purine nucleotide binding [Evidence IEA];~go_process: GO:0006094 - gluconeogenesis [Evidence IEA]): protein MSPATNIHIPPVSPAEPGPLASDFFQQQLAKQRNNNYHSTSLRNMVAASVNRTALHPGGVQPGKGHTELEEELHEHAHIDYDRVAIIANPAVPALYEDALVYETGTAITSSGALTAYSGAKTGRSPSDKRIVKEETSENDVWWGPVNKPMTPDVWRINRERAVDYLNTRNRIYVIDGFAGWDERYRISVRVVCARAYHALFMRNMLIRPSQEELKHFHPDYVIYNAGSFPANRFTEGMTSATSVAINFAEKEMVILGTEYAGEMKKGVFTVLFYEMPVKHNVLTLHSSANEGKDGDVTVFFGLSGTGKTTLSADPNRALIGDDEHCWTDRGVFNIEGGCYAKCIGLSAEKEPDIFNAIRFGSVLENVVFDPISRVVNYDDSTLTENTRCAYPIEYIENAKIPCLSDKHPSNIILLTCDARGVLPPISKLTTEQTMFHFISGYTSKMAGTEDGVTEPQATFSSCFAQPFLALHPMRYARMLADKISQHKANAWLLNTGWVGAGATTGGKRCPLKYTRAILDAIHNGSLNQVEYETYDVFNLHVPKSCPGVPSELLNPKNSWTASTNFSDEVNKLAKLFNDNFGKYADQATPEVIAAGPVPQ, encoded by the exons ATGAGTCCTGCGACAAACATTCATATACCCCCCGTTTCCCCCGCCGAACCTGGTCCTCTTGCTTCAGATTTCTTCCAACAGCAACTCGCAAaacaaagaaataataactaTCATTCTACCTCACTAAGAAACATGGTTGCTGCTTCGGTGAATCGCACTGCTCTGCACCCTGGTGGTGTTCA GCCGGGCAAGGGTCACACTGAGCTCGAGGAAGAGCTTCACGAACACGCCCACATTGACTATGACCGCGTTGCTATT ATTGCCAACCCTGCTGTCCCTGCTCTCTACGAAGATGCTCTGGTCTACGAGACTGGTACCGCTATCACCTCCAGCGGTGCCTTGACTGCCTACTCTGGTGCTAAGACTGGTCGCTCTCCCTCTGACAAGCGTATTGTCAAGGAGGAGACCTCCGAGAACGATGTCTGGTGGGGACCTGTCAACAAGCCCATGACTCCTGAT GTCTGGCGCATCAACCGTGAGCGTGCTGTCGACTACCTCAACACCCGTAACCGCATCTACGTTATCGATGGTTTCGCTGGCTGGGACGAGAGATACCGCATCAGCGTCCGTGTCGTCTGCGCCCGTGCCTACCATGCTCTCTTCATGCGCAACATGCTTATCCGCCCCTCccaggaggagctgaagcaCTTCCACCCCGACTACGTTATCTACAACGCTGGTTCTTTCCCCGCCAACCGCTTCACTGAGGGTATGACCTCCGCCACCTCCGTTGCCATCAACTtcgccgagaaggagatggtcaTCCTGGGTACCGAGTACGCTggtgagatgaagaagggtgtCTTCACCGTCCTCTTCTACGAGATGCCCGTCAAGCACAACGTCCTGACCCTTCACTCCTCGGCCAACGAGGGCAAGGATGGCGACGTGaccgtcttcttcggtctctCGGGTACTGGCAAGACCACTCTCTCTGCCGACCCCAACCGTGCCCTGATCGGTGACGACGAGCACTGCTGGACCGACCGTGGTGTCTTCAACATCGAGGGTGGCTGCTACGCCAAGTGCATTGGCCTCTCCGCCGAGAAGGAGCCCGATatcttcaacgccatccgcTTCGGATCCGTCCTCGAGAACGTTGTCTTCGACCCCATCTCCCGTGTTGTCAACTACGACGACTCTACTCTTACTGAGAACACCCGCTGTGCCTACCCCATTGAGTACATTGAGAACGCCAAGATCCCCTGCTTGTCCGACAAGCACCCCTCgaacatcatcctcctcacctgcGACGCCCGTGGTGTCCTTCCCCCGATCTCCAAGCTTACCACCGAGCAGACCATGTTCCACTTCATCTCGGGTTACACCTCCAAGATGGCTGGTACTGAGGACGGTGTCACCGAGCCCCAGGctaccttctcctcctgcttcgCCCAGCCCTTCCTGGCCCTGCACCCTATGCGCTACGCCCGCATGTTGGCGGACAAGATCTCGCAGCACAAGGCCAACGCCTGGCTGCTCAACACCGGTTGGGTTGGTGCTGGCGCTACCACCGGTGGTAAGCGTTGCCCTCTCAAGTACACCCGTGCCATCCTGGACGCCATCCACAACGGCTCCCTCAACCAGGTTGAGTACGAGACCTACGATGTGTTCAACCTGCACGTTCCCAAGAGCTGCCCCGGTGTTCCTTCCGagctcctcaaccccaagaaCAGCTGGACCGCCTCGACGAACTTCTCCGACGAGGTCAACAAGCTTGCCAAGCTGTTCAACGACAACTTCGGCAAGTACGCTGACCAAGCGACGCCCGAGGTCATTGCGGCCGGTCCGGTGCCTCAGTAA
- the abd1 gene encoding mRNA (guanine-N7)-methyltransferase (BUSCO:EOG09262QTY;~COG:A;~EggNog:ENOG410PHZU;~InterPro:IPR039753,IPR029063,IPR004971;~PFAM:PF03291;~antiSMASH:Cluster_8.2;~go_function: GO:0004482 - mRNA (guanine-N7-)-methyltransferase activity [Evidence IEA]), which produces MASEEEQQRTGQRPSISMYDPARDRWEEHPVVAAEPTPASASIEATPSQTDEAKPVHDPTVTSTSEPLPLPQTTTTDPSQQTEQQQQQQQQKQQKQPPIPTPPSSQSRRKHKISKMGDYSRSGSADVYAEQSSPAADSHKRKLEDETSEQQPPADQANDRPISKRKRLEERHQKLRKRGQAPPSAYSRRDGDETAARAPPQPRSPSPPLPPRSPSPEVQARQRKRPGGGARRGLVDPQTLRRRQEERERALEEDAMRNSQSRGVTDIVRQHYNAVPQRGREWRKTESKIKGLRSFNNWVKSTLIQKFSPDEEFVARAIGTKDWADGTGPPPMEEKRLLVIDLGCGKGGDLGKWQLAPQPVDLYVGLDPAEVSIIQARERYAGMRSGRGPRGGGRRGGPPLFHGEFRSKDCFGEWLGDVDIVQQVGVDPNVGPGGSMMASRWGGGGFDVVASMFAIHYAFESEEKARQMLRNVAGCLKKGGRFIGVCPNSDIISARVAEFNAKRKDREAAKQDAEPEDGEVEEEAKAEWGNSIYRVKFPGDTPEDGIFRPPFGWKYSYFMEEAVGEIPEYVVPWEAFRALTEEYNLELQYRKPFMEVWRDEKDDPELGPLSERMGVRDRTTGELTMTPEEQEAVSFYHAFCFYKV; this is translated from the exons ATGGCCTCCGAAGAGGAACAACAGCGCACAGGCCAACGGCCCAGCATCAGCATGTACGATCCCGCCCGAGACCGCTGGGAGGAGCATCCtgtggttgctgctgaacCAAcgccagcttctgcttccatcGAAGCAACACCATCTCAGACGGATGAAGCGAAACCG GTTCATGATCCTACTGTGACTTCTACGAGTgaacctcttcctcttccccaaaCTACCACTACCGATCCTTCTCAACAAAcggagcaacagcagcagcagcagcagcagaagcagcagaagcagccacCTATCCCgacacctccatcctcccaATCACGTCGCAAACACAAGATAAGCAAAATGGGTGACTACTCTCGCTCTGGGTCTGCCGATGTCTACGCCGAGCAGAGCTCTCCTGCGGCCGATAGCCACAAGCGCAAGCTCGAGGACGAGACGtcggagcagcagccacccGCCGATCAAGCGAACGACCGTCCTATTTCAAAGCGTAAGCGTCTCGAAGAACGACATCAGAAGCTCCGGAAACGCGGGCAGGCACCTCCCTCGGCTTACTCGCGCCGCGATGGCGACGAGACAGCAGCACGCGCACCACCACAGCCCCGATCCCCCTCACCGCCCCTTCCTCCGCGGTCTCCGTCGCCCGAAGTGCAGGCGCGTCAGCGGAAACGACCCGGTGGCGGAGCGCGGCGCGGCCTCGTGGACCCGCAGACGCTGCGGCGGCGACAGGAGGAGCGGGAGCGCgcgctggaagaagatgcgaTGCGCAACTCGCAGAGCCGGGGCGTGACGGATATCGTGAGACAGCATTATAATGCGGTTCCGCAGCGGGGACGGGAGTGGCGCAAGACGGAGAGTAAGATTAAGGGGCTACGCAGTTTCAATAATTGGGTGAAGAGTACGTTGATTCAGAAGTTCTCGCCGGATGAGGAGTTCGTGGCGCGGGCGATTGGGACGAAGGATTGGGCGGATGGAACTGGGCCGCCACCGATGGAGGAGAAACGCTTGCTGGTGATTGATTTGGGATGTGGTAAGGGAGGTGATCTGGGCAAGTGGCAGCTTGCGCCGCAGCCGGTGGATCTGTACGTGGGACTGGATCCGGCCGAGGTGTCGATTATACAGGCGCGCGAGCGGTATGCGGGGATGCGTTCGGGTAGGGGGCctcgtggtggtggacggaGGGGAGGACCGCCGTTGTTTCATGGCGAGTTCCGGTCGAAGGACTGCTTTGGGGAGTGGTTGGGAGACGTTGATATTGTTCAGCAGGTGGGAGTGGATCCGAATGTTGGACCGGGAgggtcgatgatggcgtcgcgatggggtgggggtgggttCGATGTGGTGGCGTCTATGTTTGCCATTCATTATGCGTTTGAGAGTGAAGAGAAGGCCCGACAGATGCTGCGCAATGTGGCGGGGTGTTTGAAGAAGGGTGGTCGGTTTATTGGCGTGTGTCCCAACTCGGACATTATCAGTGCCCGCGTGGCCGAGTTCAATGCCAAGCGCAAGGACCGCGAGGCGGCGAAGCAGGATGCTGAGCCGGAAgatggtgaggtggaggaggaggccaaggcagAATGGGGGAACTCGATCTATCGGGTCAAATTCCCTGGGGATACGCCGGAGGATGGCATCTTCAGGCCGCCGTTTGGATGGAAGTATAGCTACTTTATGGAGGAAGCGGTGGGCGAGATCCCGGAGTATGTGGTGCCGTGGGAGGCGTTCCGAGC GTTGACGGAGGAATACAATCTGGAGCTGCAGTACCGCAAGCCGTTCATGGAGGTGTGGCGAGATGAGAAGGACGATCCGGAGCTGGGGCCGTTGAGCGAGCGGATGGGCGTGAGAGATCGCACGACGGGCGAATTGACGATGACgccggaggagcaggaggcaGTCA GTTTTTACCATGCGTTTTGCTTCTACAAGGTGTAG